From Bradyrhizobium sp. AZCC 1610:
TCGAAAACGCCGCTGGTATAGACTTCCGACATCGTGACCTGCGTCTTGTCGAGCGTCAGCAGCACACCGATCCAGTAGGCGAACCACAAATGCGGATCGGTCAGCGCCCGCAGCTTGTGCTGGTCATGGTCGAGCGGCTGATGATTGGCCGCCTTGCGGACCTCGACGGCGAGCAGGTTATTGGGAATGGCGCGCTGATGCACCACGATGTCGGGATAGATGGACTTTGCGAGGTGGTCGTCGGTCGAGACGATCGTTCCATGCGGCAGCCGCAGCGTGCGATCGCCCAGCCGGTCGTATTCGCAATCGATCTCCCAGCCCGGGAACTGCTTTTCGAACTGCACCGCCAGCCGGTGCGTCAGCGCGCGCTCGCCGACATCCCGTTCGAGCAGAAAGGTCTCGCGCGCGTAGAACTCGTGAAGTGCGGTGACGACCTTGTTCAGTTCGGTCTGCATCTGGCCTCCGCACCGTCATTGCCTGCGACAAACGCGAAGCGTTTGCGCAAGGGAGCGAAGCGACGAAGTAATCCAGTCTTACTTCCTGGCTCTCTGGATTGCTTCGCTACGCTCGCAATGACGATTTCATAACTGCGGCATTCCGGCTAGCTCAAAACTTTAGGACGATCGTCCCTCTTACATCTGCACTTCGATCAACCGCGGGCCCGGTTCGGCGATGGCTTCCGCCAGGGCCTTGTTGAAATCGTCGGCATTGGCGACCGCGCGACCCGGCACGCCCATGCCCTTGGCGAGCGCGACGAAGTCGAGGTCCGGGCGGTCGATCTTGAGCATGTCGAGCGCCCGCTGCCCTGGCTCGCCGGCGCCGACGCCGTCGAATTCGCCCCGCAGGATCTGATAGATCTTGTTGGCGAAGACGATCGTGACGACGTTGAGACCCTCGCGCGCCTGCGTCCACAGCGATTGCAGCGTGTACATCGCGCTGCCGTCGCCGACCATGCAGATCACCTTGCGGTCCGGGCACGCGACCGCGGCGCCGGTCGCGACCGGGGTCGAGAAGCCGATCGAGCCGCCCATGTTCTGCAACCAGTCGTGCGGGGCGGCGGCCGCCGTCGGCGGAAAGAAGCCGCGGCCGGTGGTGACGGATTCATCGACCACGATGGCGTTTTCCGGGATCGCCATCGCAATCGCCTGCGCGATCGAGGCGTGCGTCAGCGCGCCGGTCGGCTTTGCGATTTCCACCAGCTTCTGCGGCGGCCGGTCGGCCGGCTGCGCGTGAAGCGCGCCGGCCAGCGCTTCCAGCGCGGCTACGGAATTTTCGGCGCCCGAGGTCATGCGATGCACTTCGCAGCCCTGGGGTTTGAGCATGCTCGGCTTGTTCGGATAGGCGAAGAACGCCACTGGATCGTTGGCCTCGACCAGCACGATGTTCTTGAAATCCTTCAGGATCGGCAGCGCCTGCTCGATCACGTAAGGGATGCGGTCGATTGCGAACCGGCCCCTGCCGCGCGCCATCCGCGGATTGTAGGTCTGGCCCATTACCTTGCAGCCGGTCTTGCCCGCGATCTGGGCAGCCAGTGCCAGCCCGTGCTCGGTGAGCGCGCTGCCGGTCATCAGCAGCAGCGTCGACGCGCCGCCGTTGCGCAACACCTTGGCGGCATGGTCCACGGCCTGCGCGGAATAATTGGCGCGCTGGCTTTCCACAGGCACCTGCGCAATGCCGTCGGCTTCGTTCCAGGCGGTATCGGCCGGCAGAATCAGCGTGGCGATCTGCGGCGGCGCGCTTTTCGCCGCGGCGATCGCGGCAGCGCCGTCGGCGGAAACGGATTTCGCATCCGGCGAGGTCCGCACCCAGGAAGACATCGGCCGCGCCAGCCCCTCGATATCAGAGGTCAGCGGGGCGTTGTAGCCGATGTGGTAGGTCGCGTGCTGGCCGACGATGTTGACGATGCCGGAGTTGGCCTTCTTGGCGTTATGCAGATTGGCGAGGCCATTGGCGAGGCCGGGCCCGAGATGCAGCAGGGTCGACGCTGGCGTGCCCTTCATGCGGTAATAGCCGTCGGCGGCGCCTGTCACCACGCCCTCGAACAGGCCGAGCACGCAACGCATCCCCTCGACCCGGTCCAGTGCGGCGACGAAATGCATCTCCGAGGTGCCGGGATTGGTGAAGCAGACATCCACGCCGCCTGCGACCAATGTCCGCACCAGACTTTCCGCACCGTTCATGGTCTCGTTCCCCTTCGCGCTTCGTTCTTGAGAGCCGCTGACGATCAATCATTGTTCGCACGTTTCGTCAAAGGTTTAGCGGCACAATGCAGCCATCGCCCAGGGCATGTTGTCTTTTTTTAACCGCGGTGTTTGAAAATGGCTGTGGTCACAGGCTCGTTGCTTGCACGATCGCCGCAATTATGGCCTGTCTCGACCTGCATACTCAGTTTTTTTCGCGAGGAAGAAAATGACCCGGGCTTTTGCTTTGCTGTTTGTGGCGCTCACCGTGCTGGCGGGGGCCGGCCAGGCACAGGCCCAATTCTTCTTTGACGACACGCGCGACATCATGGGCGGCGGCCCCGGTTTCTTCCGACCCGGCATGCCCAGCGGAGCAAGCCCGATCCCGCGCACCACCGTGCACTTTGTCGGCCATTACGCGCCCGGGACAATTTTAATCGATACCGCGGAGCGCAGGCTCTACCTCGTGCTCGGCAACGGCCAGGCGATACGCTATGGCATTGGCGTCGGCCGGGACGGCTTCCGCTGGAGCGGAACCCACCGCATCACCGCCAAGAAGGAATGGCCGAGCTGGACGCCGCCGGCCCAGATGCTGCGGCGGCGACCGGATCTTCCGCGCCATATGTCCGGCGGCATCGACAATCCGCTCGGCGCGCGGGCGATGTATCTGGGATCGACGCTCTACCGCATCCACGGCTCCAACGAGCCCGAGACGATCGGACAGGCTGTGTCGTCCGGATGCTTCCGCATGACCAATGAAGACGTGACCGATCTCTATAGCCGCGTCCGCATCGGCACCCCGGTTGTCGTGAGAAACTAGGCTGGAACTTGGCGCGGCGATGCGCGCAAGCGCGTAATCCCCGCCTTTCAAGCCTTGCACGCGCGTGCCGATTGCGGCAGCGTCGTTTGAATGCACACGCCTCACCGATCCCTTTACCTGCAGACGTTAGCGGCGGCCTTGGGCGCCGTCGCGCTCGGCGAAATCCTGGTGCCGTGCACGGCTTTCGCCGACATCCCGGCAATCGCGCAGCGTCAGCGCGCCGAGAAAAAGATCTTCACCGACAGCGAGATCGTCGAAGGCTTTCTGAAGATCGCGTTCGGCGCGGAATATCATCTCGCCGGCCGCGTCGACCGCATCCGCAAATATGACGGGCCGGTGCGGGTGTTTGCCGACGGCAGCCGCGCCGACCGCAAGGCGCAGCTCGCGAAAATCGTGGCCGACATCGCCGCCCGCGTTCAGCATCTCGACATCGCCATGACCGGCAGCCTCGAAGACGCCAATGTGCAGGTCAAGCTGGTGCGCGACCGCGACCTCCAGCGCACCATCACGACCTTCTACGGCAGCGATCGGGCCAAAGAGATTCGCTCCTCGCTCGACCCGCAATGCCTGTCGGGCTTCCGCAAGAACGAGAAGTTCGAAATCGAGCATTCCGACGTGATCCTCACCGTCGACAATGGTGACTTCGTCTTCTTCGATTGCGCCTATGAGGAATTGCTGCAATCGCTGGGACCGATCAACGATACCGCGAGCGTGCGCTGGACCATGTTCAACGACAACGTCTCGATGGGCTATTTCGACGTCTACGACCAGTATCTCCTGAACCTTCTCTATGATCCCCGGATCAAGCCCGGCATGACCGTGCTGGAGGTCAAGGCGCTGCTGCCGGACGTGCTGGCCGACGTGCGCGCCTGGGTGCGCAAGGTCAACAACCTGCCGTAAGTGACGGCCTCCGGTCAGCCGCCAACGCGGAGATTCATCGCGAGGTGAACGCATGAGCAATCCGCCGGCCTCACCCCGTCATTGCGAGCGAAGCGAAGCAATCCATCTGTCCGCGTACGACGTAACAATGGATTGCTTCGCTTCGCTCGCAATGACGGCGGAGAATCGGCGGCAGCCGGAACCCCTCGCGCGGCGGTTGAAGGACCCCGCCGGCCCTCGCATCCGCCTTTTTCCAATGACAACGCAAAGTTTTGTGGACGAAAGATTGTGACTTCCGGGAGCAAATCCTATCTAATGAGGTCTATGGGCGCTCCCTATAAGTTTTCCAAATGAACGACCTGCCGCGTATCCAGGCCTTGCGCTGCTTCATCACCGTGGCCCGCGAAGGCACGGTTTCGCGCGCGGCCATCTTGCTGCACCTGACCCAGCCTGCTGTCAGCCTGCAATTGAAGGGGCTGGAGGAAAGCACCGGCTTGCAGCTTTTCAACCGGACGCCGGGCGGCTTTACCCTGACGGAAGCGGGCGCGACCTTGCTGCCGCTGGCGCACCGGACGGTATCGGCCTCGGCGGATTTCAGGACGGCGGCGGATTCCTTGCGGGAGTCGCTGCGGGCAACGCTGCGTGTCGGCACGATCCTGGATCCCGAATCGATCCGGCTGGGCCCGTTCGTGCGAAGCCTCGCCACTTCCTCGAAGAAGACCGAAGTCTTCCTCCGCTACGGCCTGAGCGACGACGTGCTGGCGCAGATCGGCAGAGGCGAGCTCGATGTCGGATACTATATCGATGCCACGCCCCCCGAATGCCTTGCGTCGGGGATGCTGCTCGAACGCACCATCGACGATGGAAAATTCCAGCTCACGGCGCTGGTGCGCTACGACTACCGTGTGATCGCCCCGCGCGAATGGAGCGACAAGGTGCTGGGGAGGGATTGGGCCGACCTCGCCGGCCTGCCCTGGATCGCGACGCCGCATGCCTCGGTGCATCGGCGGCTGATCGACGACATCTTCCGGCCAATAGGGTCATCACCGAAGCGCGTCGCCTTCGCCGATCATGAAGACGCCATGATCGAGTTCGTCGAAGCCGGCAACGGCCTCAGCCTCGCCCGCGACTGCGTGCTCGACCGCATCACGCGCCAACGAAATTTCGTGATTGCCGACAAGGTGGCGCTGACCTGCGACCTCAGCTTCGCCTGTTTGACGTCGCGGCGTCGCGAGCCGATCATCTCGCAGGCCTTTTCGGCCATGCAGGCGGTGTGGGAGCCGAAGCCGGGCGGCGCAGCGCCGGCGCCGATCGAAGCGGCACGGTCGCGGAAAAGCGCCCGGAGGTAGCCCGATTGGCTCAAATTTTGGCCGGGGCAGACTTGCCCGGGCCAGACTTGCCCGGCTCAGACTTGCCCGGCTCAGACTTGCCATTGCAGATCGATTTCAGCGATCGCCATTCCTCTGATGTCAGCAGCGG
This genomic window contains:
- a CDS encoding DUF2927 domain-containing protein, with translation MHTPHRSLYLQTLAAALGAVALGEILVPCTAFADIPAIAQRQRAEKKIFTDSEIVEGFLKIAFGAEYHLAGRVDRIRKYDGPVRVFADGSRADRKAQLAKIVADIAARVQHLDIAMTGSLEDANVQVKLVRDRDLQRTITTFYGSDRAKEIRSSLDPQCLSGFRKNEKFEIEHSDVILTVDNGDFVFFDCAYEELLQSLGPINDTASVRWTMFNDNVSMGYFDVYDQYLLNLLYDPRIKPGMTVLEVKALLPDVLADVRAWVRKVNNLP
- a CDS encoding LysR family transcriptional regulator encodes the protein MNDLPRIQALRCFITVAREGTVSRAAILLHLTQPAVSLQLKGLEESTGLQLFNRTPGGFTLTEAGATLLPLAHRTVSASADFRTAADSLRESLRATLRVGTILDPESIRLGPFVRSLATSSKKTEVFLRYGLSDDVLAQIGRGELDVGYYIDATPPECLASGMLLERTIDDGKFQLTALVRYDYRVIAPREWSDKVLGRDWADLAGLPWIATPHASVHRRLIDDIFRPIGSSPKRVAFADHEDAMIEFVEAGNGLSLARDCVLDRITRQRNFVIADKVALTCDLSFACLTSRRREPIISQAFSAMQAVWEPKPGGAAPAPIEAARSRKSARR
- a CDS encoding L,D-transpeptidase, with protein sequence MTRAFALLFVALTVLAGAGQAQAQFFFDDTRDIMGGGPGFFRPGMPSGASPIPRTTVHFVGHYAPGTILIDTAERRLYLVLGNGQAIRYGIGVGRDGFRWSGTHRITAKKEWPSWTPPAQMLRRRPDLPRHMSGGIDNPLGARAMYLGSTLYRIHGSNEPETIGQAVSSGCFRMTNEDVTDLYSRVRIGTPVVVRN
- a CDS encoding acetolactate synthase large subunit, coding for MNGAESLVRTLVAGGVDVCFTNPGTSEMHFVAALDRVEGMRCVLGLFEGVVTGAADGYYRMKGTPASTLLHLGPGLANGLANLHNAKKANSGIVNIVGQHATYHIGYNAPLTSDIEGLARPMSSWVRTSPDAKSVSADGAAAIAAAKSAPPQIATLILPADTAWNEADGIAQVPVESQRANYSAQAVDHAAKVLRNGGASTLLLMTGSALTEHGLALAAQIAGKTGCKVMGQTYNPRMARGRGRFAIDRIPYVIEQALPILKDFKNIVLVEANDPVAFFAYPNKPSMLKPQGCEVHRMTSGAENSVAALEALAGALHAQPADRPPQKLVEIAKPTGALTHASIAQAIAMAIPENAIVVDESVTTGRGFFPPTAAAAPHDWLQNMGGSIGFSTPVATGAAVACPDRKVICMVGDGSAMYTLQSLWTQAREGLNVVTIVFANKIYQILRGEFDGVGAGEPGQRALDMLKIDRPDLDFVALAKGMGVPGRAVANADDFNKALAEAIAEPGPRLIEVQM